TATGTTTTGGGACTTGACTTTTACTAATACCCTGATGCTGAGAGGTTTTCTATTCTTCATGCCATATAAATGTAATTACTTTATTTGAAGTTCATTAAGAAATATTTCAGTTGCATTCATATTTTAAAGTGCCATGTGTTCTAGCGAATTCCTCCAGCTTTTGTCAAGCATTTTGATGGAGTTCTACCTCACAAGTCTTTGATAATGAGGGGTCCTGGTAGCAAAGTATGGTGTGTTTATGTACAAAAGGTCGATCGATGCTTCTTCTTCCGAAAGGGTTGGGGAGAATTTGTGCAAGATAATTTCTTAGAACTAGGAGACTTTCTGGTTTTCCACTATGTTgggaattcaaaatttgaagtaaTAATTTATGGAAAACATTGCTGCGAGAAGGAGCTCTTGGCAGCTACCGCAAGCAATGATGAACCACATTCGAAGGGAGataaaagacaagaaaatgcaaaaagagAGAATGGAGAAAGAGGTAAAAGTGGCACTGGTCCACCACTGCCACTGGACAAAGAGAGACAGAGAAATGCCTCCTGCAAAGGGAGGGGGAAATCTGGATCATTTGGCAGGTTCAACAGTTCTAGAAAGGGAACAATGGATAAGAGAGGCTCCGAGGAACCAGATGAATATAAGAGTGGAGCTGATCAAATCCAAGCCAAGAGAAGTGCAGTAATTCATATCAAGTCTGATAGTTTTAGCTGTGATGAAATGGACGATGACTCCGACAGTTCAAGTGGTGGTGATGAATTGAAGACCAAAGAAGATCAACTTCAtcaagggaaagaaagaaaatgtgagCCTAGTAAGTTTTCTTAGAAGACATCATCTCTTTACATGCACCCAAAATTATGCTTAAACCACATCTGATTGATTTGATGCAGGCAAGTTAAAGCAGCCCGTCGAAGAAACGATTGCAGGTGTGCAGTTTAGTCAAGGGACGCCATGCTTGGGCCGGTTGTCTAACAAGGTTAAAGCTAGAGCTCTAAAACCTGCCAGCAAATTCGTCTCCAATTATCCTTTCTTCAAAATTGTTATGCAGTCAACTTATCTGCATAGTGGATATCTGGTAAAGACTCTCTATAAATGTAAATTAAAATGCATATTGGGATTCCTTACCATCACTATCATATCCCTAACAATATCTTGAAACTCATCATCTTCATTGGACCAGAGGATACCAAAGCAATTTTCCAGCACGCATATAAAAGGAAGTTCAAGAAAAGCAATGCTGTGGGCATCGGATAAATTTTGGCCTGTGAAGCTATTGGTCTACCCACACTGGTCTTCTGTGCTCACTACAGGTTGGGTGGACTTCGTGAAGGAAAATGCTTTGCGAGAAGGAGATGTCTGTGTCTTCGAAATGTATGGAAGTAATGACGTTGTGCTGAAAGTTACCTTTTTCAGATGCCTTGCCTAACATCGATGGTCTATATCTGCTAAGAAAAGTCATTTTGTTTTTCAGACTGCCCATTAACATACAATCCCtgttatatatatgtaatttataGTGCTATCATCAGAGAAAATTGATTGCTTTCAACCGCCAATTAGTCATTTCCTAATAGATTGTGGGAGTCCAATTGCCAACAGATTGATGGCGGCCATTATCGTGTCGTGTTCATCATTTGGCCTCGAGCCCTGGAATGAATTACTCACTGGAACCTTCACCCTCGTCAATTAATACCGCTGCCATTACAGCTGTGTCAGGGTGTTGGTATGCGGATCGGCATGCCCTAACATTTATACGAGTGGCTTGAATGCCTTTGGATTGAAAGTGCATAAAGTGCCCAAGATGTGTTGCCtgtttgaaaatagtttttaaaaatagttataagtattatatgcaaataaattattaagagtctaaatattttgtttacttataattttacaattttataatttctctttaatttttaaatttaaaaaaattaaaaaaagtttggttgatttttttccttttgattttgaTCTTTTAATGAGATGCGGGATTTTAGGAAATTTCCGGAAAGgctgactctgggttgtggatTTTGTGGACCTCTAGGGTTTCTCGATTTCTGTTTTAATGGTGGCTTTCTCTGTCCGCTAGGGCTTCTTTGATCAGAACAGCAGGGGAAAAACGATGGGGAAACCTGGAAGAAATGTCTCTTTCTCTGATGCGAATCCTGAGTTCTTCAAAGTTTATATTCCTGATTTCAGCGATCAACATCTGGTACACCCTCTCTCTTTTGTCGTTTTCCTAATTCGGTATAAAGACAAAAGAGCCTTCTACTGTTGATGAAGATACGGGTGAAGACATTAAAGACTGCTGCTCTGAAAACCTGTAAACGCGCTACTTGTTTCACAAGAATCGGGAGGAAACGAACAGCATCGAAAAGATAATTCAATATTCAACACTTTTGTAACTTTTGTTGTTTGGTTcccaagaaaacaaagaatCGGCTGAGTTGAGGTTTCTTCCTTTGTTTGGGTACCAGAAAAGCGCAGCCACATTAAACCAGgacttcaaaaaaaatatttctttttcttttgtttcctcGGGAACCAAACACAGGTCTGCATGTGAAAATATTATGTCAAGTAGCTCTATCCAAGGAGCATCTCTGAGTGGGTTGGAAGGGTCTTTGATTTTGACGCAtagatttgtttttaaaatcaaaattttgaattaatttaaggAAATAGATTCACTTGTCACAGTTTCGCAACTGCTTCCTCatatttccaaaatatctttaacaaattttaaaaacaaaatccgAAAACGCAGGTATTGAATTTGAACATTGTTTAAGAAGAAAATACTTTACTGAAAAAAATGATGCATGTTGTGTTTGTGGGGCTTTAAATCTATGTTTCCTTGTTTATTGAGGAAAAAAAGATATCCATATGAATCCTGGACAAATTGAAATGGGCATTTCTCTCCCCATATGTGACCGAATTAACCAGTGATTAGAATTCCTGAATTCCAAGAGTGTGTGACACTGGACTGAAGTTTTGAAGAAGAAAGACATGAGTATATTCTTATGAATCCAAATATTTTGTATAGACTAGACAGGAATTTCTATCACTATTGAATGTCGAGGATTAAAAgttaattcatttatttctttttccattttgcaGCGCATTCCACCAGCTTTTGTCAAGGAATTCAGTGGAAATATACCAAACAATGCCATTCTCAGAGATATCAGAGGGAAGTCTTGTCATGTAGAGTTGGAAGAAGTTGAAAAGGATGTGTTTATTAAGAATGGTTGGCAAGAATTTGTGAGGGGTCATTCTGTGGAACAAGGGGACTTCTTAGTTTTCAGATACCATGGAAAGGCTTTGTTCGATGTCAGCATTTTTGGTAGAAATGGATGCAGAAAGGACGAAAGTTCAGATATTGTTACTATTGATGAAATTGCGATATGTGTGAAGAACGAAGAAGGGACTGAAGAAGAGCTGACTATGCCCCCACATGGTTTCAAGCAGTTGCAGCTGGAATTTGGCATTGACAGAACTGAAAATTCAGGTGGCTAGTTGTTTAACATTGATTTccagtttttctttctttttatttttccattttttgatcACTTGTACGTCTACAGGTTCTCTGGAAGTAGGTCGACGTAAATCACGAAGAATTGCTGCAATGAATTCAGAGAAATGTATGAGGCCTGAAGCAGCAACCTTTGTCATACCAAAGAATCCACATTTTATTACTTTCATTGGTCGTTCATCGCGATACAATTTGGTGAGTTCTTAGCTTTTGTTTCCTACAATCTACCCATTTATAACTCTtgcattttgttttcattggtATGAGCTTAAATTAATAGTAATCATAGTATTACTTAATAatgccaataaaaaaaaatgataatactaataataagaTAAGAAATTTTCCACAGTTCAGTATTGTTTGTAAAATCTGATTCCTCTTATTGGAAAGACCATTAAATAGTATCCAGCCACCTTGATGAAGTCTTTGGAGGAAGAGTGTAGGCCCTTGATGATTGTTAAAGTTGGATTTAATATGGAAACTGAGGACATTGGGGGATGGAAAGGTGCCCCTTTCAGTTTCATCTGAATCTGCTTCCTCACATTGAAGCAACCTCAATAGAGGGTGCAACAACTAAATGTCGCCATCATTTCCTAGGATTGAAAGGAGCAGGTGGAAGTTTCGAGTTTGGATGAGATGGAACTCTTGAGCAGGAAGTAACCTGCATGTTTAGGAAGTCTGGATCTCAGATGAATATGGGCAAAATATGATTAAAGGGAAAGGACAGATTACTATCCCACAAGCAGAACAGCTAACACAAACAGTCTCCAAGACatgttgaatttttctttttcttcctcagCACATTCATAGGAAGAGAAAGATCTGGACACCACACCCGGTTCACTTGACAAGATTGTAGAAGTTGAAGATGGAAGAGTTGGTAATAACTTTGGTGTTAAAGATACTTGTGCACAGAAGTGCCTCGTGATTTTAATTACGAGTTTCAAGAGTCACAATACATGATACAATCCAAGATATCATGCATATGATACATGATCAGATACAATCCATGATTGGATACATAGTATACATGATATGGTTTGTAGCTATGGTTCTAATAGTCTAGGAAAGTGTGTTTCAAAGGGGTTATTCAAAATGAGGTTAACAGGTGTGAGAACAATGTCATTGATCTGGAGGCttcatgtttaattttgtttcttgtttgtCCAAAGGGAATGGATTGGTTTCTCAGAAGGAAACATTTGGTATCTATTGTTCAATTGAGTTAGTTTGTTGTCTGTGTGGAGattcctttaaattttaattggaGCAATTCTAGATGGAATCACTGCATGTCTTTGGGAAATTTATAGCTTTGAAGAACAATGATATAGCTTGGAAATAGGAGTCTGATATATGATGGCCTAAAACATATTAAGTAGGGACATTCCCTGTTCCTATTtgcttgatgaatttttttattccattatcAGGACAATTATTCACTTAAATGAGTAGTGCAGTAGTTGAGTTTCATTTAGCTCTTAACTGAAGTAGTCAGTCTAGAACTGAATTCCAATGAAGAAAACTACGAgaaattaattcaaactttgAAAATAATGAGTCAAATTGAGTCAGAATGAAAATTAAACCATAGGGGCATTCcgtgtggttttttttttttttttttttttaccaaaagtGGTTAGCAGAGGTTGATATCATTCTAAATTATAAGAGTGCGTCTCCATGTATATTTCAAGCTGCCAAGAGTTTGGGTTATATACATGGAACTTACCTATGGAAAAGTTCCAACTTTACAAATGTAGATCTTGGAATAATTTTCTACTCTTCATTATGAAAGTAAAAGAGGCACGTATGCCAAGGATGATGCGGTTTTCTGAATGAAAGCCTCCATGCCTGGTGTTAGGTGTTTTTAATCTGAGTTTCTgcttgtctatcaaaaaaaaagagagaaagaaaagaaaagcctCCATCCTTTGTTCTCATTATCTTAATACCATTGGATAAATTGGATTCAATCCCTCCAATCATCAATTACTAGAAAGGGAAAACAGTAACATTTTATTAggagaaatatattttataatgcCAAGGACTGGGGATTCCCAATAGATGCATTTGGTAATTTATTGGGTATTCCCGGAGACTTTGTGAACTTAGCTGAACCTGTTCTGCATCTTTCGGCACTGGCCATCAGagcacaataatttttttgttggttaGGCCTAGTTTATATGGATGACTTTTTCTGATAGGGGTCCTCTGTATTTTATTCCAGGTTCTTTTTGTCAAAGCCCACTGTAATTAGAGAACAACTGATTGTCAGTACTTATTTATGTGAATGGACCCCATATGAAGTTGGGATGTTTTTTATGTATTGTGCAGTTTCATTCTGTTCTTTGAACATTATAGTAGGAGTGCCTGTACTGGTAGTGCTGATTTACAAACTTTTGGGAAACATTTATTCAATGCATTTTGAATGAGTTTGTTGACATAAAGTGTGAACACTCTTTTGAAACCCAATCAGAGGGAATTTTCTTCTATTGTTCTGGTAACAACTCTACAGTCATAGGCACTGTAATTATTTTAGTTTGTGGGAGGTTATTTTTGCAAATGCAATGTAAGATATATTCCAGATTTCTATCCATATCCTCGTTTTAGTCATGCTTTGAAATTTTAGTTACATTGACCATCTGCACTCagttttgtcatttttttttcatggtgcCCACTTGATTCTGTTATTTCTCTTGGTTCTTTA
Above is a genomic segment from Vitis riparia cultivar Riparia Gloire de Montpellier isolate 1030 chromosome 7, EGFV_Vit.rip_1.0, whole genome shotgun sequence containing:
- the LOC117919154 gene encoding putative B3 domain-containing protein At5g66980 isoform X5, with the protein product MGKPGRNVSFSDANPEFFKVYIPDFSDQHLRIPPAFVKEFSGNIPNNAILRDIRGKSCHVELEEVEKDVFIKNGWQEFVRGHSVEQGDFLVFRYHGKALFDVSIFGRNGCRKDESSDIVTIDEIAICVKNEEGTEEELTMPPHGFKQLQLEFGIDRTENSGSLEVGRRKSRRIAAMNSEKCMRPEAATFVIPKNPHFITFIGRSSRYNLRVCDTMVAGCSTFLNMC
- the LOC117919154 gene encoding B3 domain-containing transcription factor VRN1-like isoform X3, which encodes MGSFTEASPTARSPSFFKRIPPAFVKHFDGVLPHKSLIMRGPGSKVWCVYVQKVDRCFFFRKGWGEFVQDNFLELGDFLVFHYVGNSKFEVIIYGKHCCEKELLAATASNDEPHSKGDKRQENAKRENGERGKSGTGPPLPLDKERQRNASCKGRGKSGSFGRFNSSRKGTMDKRGSEEPDEYKSGADQIQAKRSAVIHIKSDSFSCDEMDDDSDSSSGGDELKTKEDQLHQGKERKCEPSKLKQPVEETIAGVQFSQGTPCLGRLSNKVKARALKPASKFVSNYPFFKIVMQSTYLHSGYLRIPKQFSSTHIKGSSRKAMLWASDKFWPVKLLVYPHWSSVLTTGWVDFVKENALREGDVCVFEMASLIRTAGEKRWGNLEEMSLSLMRILSSSKFIFLISAINICAFHQLLSRNSVEIYQTMPFSEISEGSLVM
- the LOC117919154 gene encoding putative B3 domain-containing protein At5g66980 isoform X6 — protein: MGKPGRNVSFSDANPEFFKVYIPDFSDQHLRIPPAFVKEFSGNIPNNAILRDIRGKSCHVELEEVEKDVFIKNGWQEFVRGHSVEQGDFLVFRYHGKALFDVSIFGRNGCRKDESSDIVTIDEIAICVKNEEGTEEELTMPPHGFKQLQLEFGIDRTENSGSLEVGRRKSRRIAAMNSEKCMRPEAATFVIPKNPHFITFIGRSSRYNLVLFVKAHCN
- the LOC117919154 gene encoding B3 domain-containing protein Os01g0723500-like isoform X1; protein product: MGSFTEASPTARSPSFFKVMIGDFSKDLRIPPAFVKHFDGVLPHKSLIMRGPGSKVWCVYVQKVDRCFFFRKGWGEFVQDNFLELGDFLVFHYVGNSKFEVIIYGKHCCEKELLAATASNDEPHSKGDKRQENAKRENGERGKSGTGPPLPLDKERQRNASCKGRGKSGSFGRFNSSRKGTMDKRGSEEPDEYKSGADQIQAKRSAVIHIKSDSFSCDEMDDDSDSSSGGDELKTKEDQLHQGKERKCEPSKLKQPVEETIAGVQFSQGTPCLGRLSNKVKARALKPASKFVSNYPFFKIVMQSTYLHSGYLRIPKQFSSTHIKGSSRKAMLWASDKFWPVKLLVYPHWSSVLTTGWVDFVKENALREGDVCVFEMASLIRTAGEKRWGNLEEMSLSLMRILSSSKFIFLISAINICAFHQLLSRNSVEIYQTMPFSEISEGSLVM
- the LOC117919154 gene encoding putative B3 domain-containing protein At5g66980 isoform X4, translated to MGKPGRNVSFSDANPEFFKVYIPDFSDQHLRIPPAFVKEFSGNIPNNAILRDIRGKSCHVELEEVEKDVFIKNGWQEFVRGHSVEQGDFLVFRYHGKALFDVSIFGRNGCRKDESSDIVTIDEIAICVKNEEGTEEELTMPPHGFKQLQLEFGIDRTENSGSLEVGRRKSRRIAAMNSEKCMRPEAATFVIPKNPHFITFIGRSSRYNLYIPQHVLKKNNIKLEGEMVMRDQKDRSWPMRLTTRKDGRLALVKGWAKFWKENNLGRRDQCVFEFILGRGRISKEIHVQVIRAIKMTKNNCRRLKWSESMA
- the LOC117919154 gene encoding B3 domain-containing protein Os01g0723500-like isoform X2, which gives rise to MGSFTEASPTARSPSFFKVMIGDFSKDLRIPPAFVKHFDGVLPHKSLIMRGPGSKVWCVYVQKVDRCFFFRKGWGEFVQDNFLELGDFLVFHYVGNSKFEVIIYGKHCCEKELLAATASNDEPHSKGDKRQENAKRENGERGKSGTGPPLPLDKERQRNASCKGRGKSGSFGRFNSSRKGTMDKRGSEEPDEYKSGADQIQAKRSAVIHIKSDSFSCDEMDDDSDSSSGGDELKTKEDQLHQGKERKCKLKQPVEETIAGVQFSQGTPCLGRLSNKVKARALKPASKFVSNYPFFKIVMQSTYLHSGYLRIPKQFSSTHIKGSSRKAMLWASDKFWPVKLLVYPHWSSVLTTGWVDFVKENALREGDVCVFEMASLIRTAGEKRWGNLEEMSLSLMRILSSSKFIFLISAINICAFHQLLSRNSVEIYQTMPFSEISEGSLVM